A DNA window from Linepithema humile isolate Giens D197 chromosome 6, Lhum_UNIL_v1.0, whole genome shotgun sequence contains the following coding sequences:
- the LOC137000846 gene encoding ABC transporter H family member 2-like produces MTNTSRGPYKKYLVDIVEEIPVTTIRSRRARFSAGREKQRIVEVEVPISDKLSNNENTRNHDIQDNDDSTIDIEEYSNQFQDNAIRIDSDNETIVSRRSLGESNSSQADSDFSSENENNLEKNYLNYSEDENSDNYNNDNVDIHKNKSDSESNEDNEEYENQIQDIIRVPIYEGCNLTKEESQLLIMGTAIRNKMTDVGLETLLKIVDCHLPHTQYNSKYHFLKTFPKKNVI; encoded by the exons atgactAATACATCAAGAGGAccatataaaaagtatttggTCGACATTGTAGAAGAAATACCTGTGACAACCATTCGTTCTCGTCGAGCTCGCTTTTCAGCaggaagagaaaaacaaagaatagTAGAAGTTGAG gtTCCAATTTCCGATAAACTTTCTAACAATGAAAATACGAGGAATCATGATATCCAAGACAATGATGATTCTACTATTGATATTGAAGAATATAGTAATCAATTCCAAGATAATGCAATTAGAATTGACAGTGACAATGAGACAATTGTAAGCAGAAGAAGCTTAGGAGAATCAAACAGCAGTCAAGCTGATTCTGACTTCTCcagtgaaaatgaaaataatttagaaaaaaattatcttaattattctGAAGATGAAAAcagtgataattataataatgataatgtagatattcacaaaaataaaagcgatAGTGAAAGTAATGAAGACAACGAAGAATATGAGAATCAAATACAg gaTATAATACGGGTTCCCATATATGAAGGATGTAATTTGACCAAAGAAGAAAgccaattattaattatgggAACAGCTATTCGAAACAAAATGACGGACGTAGGATTGGAAACTTTACTTAAAATTGTAGATTGCCATTTGCCACATACGCAATACAATTCGAAGtatcattttcttaaaacGTTTCCAAAG aaaaatgtcatatga
- the LOC137000847 gene encoding uncharacterized protein, which produces MSKNDLSVKNDLLKFENESLKKENAALRVTLHSLENLPKMKDMTETVLSNLEKINENVHLFLGKNLLETAPSTSKLNPTTNYKFTDKRSSESRVDEEPIPYFTNENTIDECSDRRFNMPSKKSSNDMTDLMSSNTRRRKTRDCVRTGRTDFY; this is translated from the exons atgtcaaaaaatgaTTTGAGTGTGAAGAATGACTTATTGAAGTTCGAAAATGaatcgttaaaaaaagaaaacgctGCACTACGGGTTACTCTACATTCCTTAGAAA aTCTGCCAAAGATGAAAGACATGACGGAAACTGTTCTGAGCAATTTGGagaagattaatgaaaatgttCATTTG tttttgGGTAAAAATCTTCTGGAGACTGCACCTTCAACTTCAAAACTCAATCCTACTACTAATTATAAG tttacaGATAAACGAAGTTCTGAATCGCGAGTTGATGAAGAGCCTATTCCCTATTTTACTAATGAG aataCTATAGATGAATGCAGCGACAGAAGATTCAATATGCCCAGTAAAAAGTCATCTAATGAT ATGACCGATCTCATGAGCAGCAATACGAGACGTCGCAAAACCCGAGACTGCGTAAGGACCGGTAGAACCGATTTCTACTAA